In a single window of the Ferroacidibacillus organovorans genome:
- a CDS encoding YlzJ-like family protein, giving the protein MILWSIVSAEEVYEGFGAAQHVKPLTSISHKGVTMLVEPLGPGSAKIHRLISPNAADYLKAEWQPGSVIATEVTQTTTGI; this is encoded by the coding sequence ATGATTCTGTGGTCTATCGTCTCTGCAGAAGAGGTGTATGAAGGATTTGGCGCTGCGCAACATGTAAAGCCGCTGACTAGCATTTCGCACAAAGGTGTCACGATGTTGGTTGAGCCGCTTGGGCCGGGTTCGGCAAAGATTCATCGCTTGATTTCACCAAATGCTGCAGACTATCTAAAGGCAGAGTGGCAGCCGGGGAGCGTGATTGCCACAGAAGTCACGCAGACGACAA